A genome region from Penicillium psychrofluorescens genome assembly, chromosome: 3 includes the following:
- a CDS encoding uncharacterized protein (ID:PFLUO_005411-T1.cds;~source:funannotate), with protein sequence MWFYRGAQSAVFYYVTCTPCASSFDRRKRKKDAARAQRLKEKYSDPNTQLVSDQPRPFPQPTPFSTNDGWRDEIALGPGPPARRGGQRNNIRRVDSWNTDQDNLDNLDSLMKKDKSGSLMHPLGERWNNWMRYQREEEPLWGQEVRGSSIGFSGRGHADPNESSKYYIARVPPVNDAHPPIVSGPRKRAETRWMLQPPPTARVMAGKERFNLAARDSIGDDRRRSRLIQENPDPTENSAVRSSNEAGDGAFDRSYLPRRPSMTRFKSESAVHDDHNTTLHYRSDSMFSMANSDDHSPTVSSNHPDTPATRPGSKATDDSGKQPRQQISKTLSTLQRDNKKVHMLQLEISDDAREEVGLGQLERIRPWRWSMDI encoded by the coding sequence ATGTGGTTCTACCGCGGCGCGCAGTCAGCCGTCTTCTACTATGTCACCTGCACCccctgcgccagcagcttcgATCGCCGGAAACGCAAGAAGGATGCCGCTCGCGCCCAGCGCCTAAAGGAGAAATATAGCGACCCTAACACCCAGCTCGTCTCCGACCAGCCGCGCCCCTTCCCGCAGCCTACGCCCTTCAGCACGAATGACGGCTGGCGAGATGAAATCGCTCTGGGTCCCGGGCCCCCAGCTCGACGGGGCGGACAACGCAATAATATCCGGCGCGTTGATAGTTGGAATACCGACCAGGACAACCTGGACAACCTGGACtcgttgatgaagaaggataAGAGCGGGAGCTTGATGCATCCGCTGGGCGAGCGGTGGAATAATTGGATGCGGTATCAGCGGGAAGAGGAGCCGCTTTGGGGTCAGGAAGTGCGTGGGTCCTCGATTGGGTTCTCGGGCCGTGGGCACGCGGATCCGAACGAGTCGTCGAAATATTATATCGCCCGTGTGCCGCCCGTCAATGATGCCCATCCGCCGATTGTCAGCGGACCGCGCAAACGTGCGGAGACCCGGTGGATGCTGCAACCACCACCGACTGCCCGCGTCATGGCTGGAAAGGAGCGGTTCAACTTGGCCGCCCGGGACAGTATTGGCGATGACAGACGCCGGTCTCGCCTGATCCAGGAGAACCCGGATCCGACTGAGAACAGCGCGGTGCGAAGCAGCAACGAGGCCGGTGATGGGGCTTTTGATCGCTCATATCTGCCCCGTCGGCCATCCATGACACGCTTCAAATCCGAGAGTGCCGTGCACGACGACCATAACACCACACTGCATTACCGCTCTGACTCAATGTTCTCCATGGCCAATTCTGACGACCACTCTCCTACCGTCTCATCCAATCACCCGGATACCCCTGCCACCAGACCAGGTTCCAAGGCCACCGATGATAGCGGCAAACAGCCGCGGCAGCAGATCTCCAAGACTTTATCCACATTACAGCGCGACAACAAGAAGGTCCATATGCTGCAGCTGGAGATTAGCGATGATGCCCGCGAGGAAGTCGGACTCGGCCAACTCGAACGCATTCGCCCGTGGCGCTGGAGTATGGATATTTGA
- a CDS encoding uncharacterized protein (ID:PFLUO_005412-T1.cds;~source:funannotate), with amino-acid sequence MGSYVQRKQAVPLETLKGALPEVVILKDVDHASAVRSAIEKLESLDATVLTDGALWRDLWALTGTSRTFYGSNTVSSAWKELADKHHPQNFRFIPDSSLVMRVGPDHAWIQGRFTFETCGSMPEVLGSGFIGLVPTGDGSWRVWLLSTVLEQIKGHPNCDTLESEPETESAIPKTLCLEIPEFSTFDCVIVGAGMAGLSVAGRLKALGVSYVILEQNDHIGDNWINRYDSAQRE; translated from the coding sequence ATGGGCTCTTATGTCCAGCGAAAACAAGCCGTTCCTCTTGAAACTTTGAAAGGCGCTCTCCCTGAGGTCGTCATCTTGAAGGATGTTGACCATGCCTCCGCCGTCCGTTCAGCCATTGAGAAACTCGAATCCTTAGATGCCACAGTTCTCACAGACGGCGCATTATGGAGAGATCTCTGGGCTCTCACGGGCACTAGCAGAACATTCTATGGCTCTAATACTGTGTCGTCGGCGTGGAAAGAGCTCGCGGACAAACATCATCCGCAGAACTTTCGCTTTATCCCTGACTCGTCACTAGTTATGAGAGTTGGTCCTGATCATGCCTGGATTCAAGGAAGATTTACTTTTGAAACATGTGGTAGCATGCCCGAGGTGCTAGGCTCAGGGTTCATCGGCCTTGTTCCCACAGGAGATGGTAGCTGGAGAGTGTGGCTTTTAAGCACGGTTCTAGAACAGATCAAAGGTCATCCGAACTGTGATACCCTCGAATCCGAGCCGGAAACCGAATCTGCAATACCTAAAACTCTCTGCTTGGAGATTCCAGAATTTTCTACGTTCGACTGCGTGATAGTCGGCGCGGGAATGGCAGGCCTGAGCGTTGCTGGCCGCCTTAAAGCATTAGGAGTGTCATATGTTATACTCGAGCAGAATGATCATATTGGCGACAACTGGATAAATCGATACGACTCTGCACAGCGTGAGTGA
- a CDS encoding uncharacterized protein (ID:PFLUO_005413-T1.cds;~source:funannotate) produces MMLIFWLATYNTKFPTETADRIQFSLPIAVTRQIAMKNIRSKVDKELERFDALERAGFLVKRYTDPFDFLVVRLGGHYLDVGCSAKISAGLIKMKSKVIPIAYTPTGLELSDGSQLDADVIVFCTGFEGNMRTTAASIVGDDIADRLEDFFGVDEEGEIRGAWKPMNCPGIWYTGGAIGHARYFSRFVALQIKADVANTPLQQYHKTPV; encoded by the exons ATGATG TTGATATTTTGGCTAGCGACCTACAACACCAAATTCCCGACAGAGACTGCGGACAGAATCCAATTTTCCCTACCTATTGCTGTCACTCGACAAATTGCCATGAAAAATATTCGATCTAAGGTGGACAAAGAGCTTGAACGATTTGATGCCCTAGAGCGTGCCGGCTTTTTAGTAAAGCGATACACTGACCCTTTCGATTTCCTCGTTGTCCGGCTCGGAGGCCACTATCTCGATGTCGGATGCTCTGCAAAGATTTCTGCTGGACTT ATCAAAATGAAGTCAAAAGTGATACCCATCGCTTACACGCCCACTGGGCTTGAACTTAGTGATGGATCTCAACTAGATGCAGACGTTATAGTTTTCTGCACTGGTTTCGAAGGCAATATGCGCACTACGGCAGCTAGTATAGTCGGAGATGATATTGCAGACCGTTTGGAAGATTTCTTCGGAGTTGACGAGGAGGGTGAAATCCGCGGAGCATGGAAGCCAATGAATT GTCCGGGTATATGGTATACTGGCGGTGCCATTGGACATGCCAGATACTTCTCGAGGTTTGTGGCATTgcagatcaaggccgacgTTGCAAACACACCTTTGCAGCAGTACCACAAAACGCCTGTGTAG
- a CDS encoding uncharacterized protein (ID:PFLUO_005414-T1.cds;~source:funannotate): MKIVIIGAGIAGCTAYLELQKHLPSSDSEATHEITIYEAYSTDVNVTSDQRSEGEENTHSSTLLVGGGLGIAPNGLNVLRRLDEGLLRDVVRGGYVLSTSNLKSKNGSTLLCMKPTPNASSEESGHDPEKMHMVACSRHSFWRTLRERIPDDRIINKKILEVVSHPDKRNVIRFADGSPPVEADLVIGADGVRSTAKRALFPDAEEEPYPPQYEGLVGVGGFIPSAEVKGLVEKGSMNFVHGGNGFFGYFFSESAASEKNRDSPYHVSDPGDSLAWWSTYEIEECPDRSTLDMAAVNRQLQERHAHWADPVVQKILQSLHVTNMYATWTSPPLPTWERDGVVLVGDAAHALPSTSGQGSSQALEDVEALALLLAHYLGEAGQTPASMSVADQKRAIKAAAAKYMGLREPHVTAILKAAQKMQSNKRDMSVLKEYTMYAIMKVMGFFPSLMTGQIRQVMDYNIADDVARVLGAEKGKTT; encoded by the exons ATGAAGATTGTCATAATCGGTGCCGGCATCGCCGGATGCACGGCGTACCTAGAGCTACAGAAACATCTCCCgtcctcggactcggaggcaACCCATGAGATCACCATCTACGAAGCGTACAGCACAGATGTGAATGTCACTTCAGATCAACGcagcgagggagaggaaaaCACGCATTCTTCAACTCTCCTAGTGGGCGGAGGCCTCGGCATCGCCCCAAACGGTCTCAACGTCCTCCGACGACTAGATGAGGGTCTCCTACGGGATGTTGTACGCGGCGGGTACGTCTTATCGACGTCCAACCTGAAAAGCAAAAATGGCTCGACGCTGCTGTGCATGAAGCCAACTCCCAATGCATCCTCAGAGGAGAGCGGCCATGATCCCGAGAAGATGCACATGGTGGCGTGCAGCCGCCATTCGTTCTGGAGGACCTTGCGTGAACGTATCCCGGATGACCGGATTATTaacaagaagatcctcgaAGTCGTTTCTCACCCTGATAAGCGGAATGTGATTCGGTTTGCCGATGGCAGTCCGCCAGTAGAGGCTGATCTGGTCATTGGCGCAGATGGCGTTCGAAGTACGGCCAAGCGGGCCTTGTTTCcggatgccgaggaagaacCGTATCCTCCTCAATACGA GGGTCTTGTCGGGGTTGGAGGATTCATCCCCTCCGCCGAAGTGAAAGGGCTTGTCGAGAAAGGCTCTATGAACTTCGTACACGGAGGcaatggcttcttcggaTATTTCTTCTCCGAGAGCGCAGCTTCCGAAAAGAATCGAGACTCGCCGTATCACGTCTCCGATCCGGGCGACTCCCTCGCCTGGTGGTCCACCTACGAGATCGAAGAATGCCCCGACCGCAGTACCCTTGACATGGCCGCTGTGAACCGGCAGCTACAGGAGAGACACGCACACTGGGCAGACCCTGTTGTCCAGAAGATCCTGCAGTCGCTTCATGTGACGAACATGTATGCGACGTGGACCTCCCCTCCGCTCCCGACGTGGGAACGAGACGGGGTCGTTCTAGTTGGTGATGCAGCTCATGCTCTACCATCGACTTCTGGCCAGGGCTCCTCACAAGCCTTGGAAGATGTGGAAGCGTTGGCCCTTTTGTTGGCTCATTACCTCGGAGAGGCAGGTCAAACCCCAGCATCCATGAGTGTGGCGGATCAAAAGCGCGCTATCAAAGCAGCCGCGGCCAAATACATGGGCCTGCGTGAACCGCATGTCACGGCTATTTTGAAAGCTGCCCAGAAAATGCAGAGCAATAAGCGTGATATGAGTGTGCTCAAAGAATACACGATGTATGCTATCATGAAAGTGATGG GATTTTTCCCGAGTCTGATGACTGGCCAAATTCGCCAGGTCATGGATTACAACATCGCAGACGATGTTGCCCGGGTCCTAGGTGCAGAAAAGGGGAAAACAACGTAA
- a CDS encoding uncharacterized protein (ID:PFLUO_005415-T1.cds;~source:funannotate): MAQIRGTAGYNLGHQNPFGGPGSADATSDPSPLDAIREQTSKIEDWLDMMADPVKPYLPAIGRFLIVVTFIEDSLRILTQWSDQLLYLNDYRKIPWGITHLFLIANVIAMAVCSTLVIARKHTEFAVAGLLGVVVTQGLGYGLIFDLNFFLRNLSVIGGLLMVVSDSWVRKKFVPAGLPQLDEKDRKMYVQFAGRVLLIFLFVGFVFSGEWNFWRVLVSLFGFVACIMVVVGFKAKWSAIILVVLLSVFNVFVNNFWTLHPHHPNKDFTKYDFFQILSIVGGLLLLVNMGPGQLSMDEKKKVY, from the exons ATGGCCCAAATCCGCGGCACTGCGGGCTACAACCTCGGCCACCAGAACCCGTTCGGCGGGCCCGGCAGCGCCGATGCCACCAGCGACCCCAGCCCGCTGGATGCGATCCGTGAGCAGACGAGCAAGATTGAGGATTGGCTAGATATGATGGCGGACCCGGTCAAGCC GTACCTTCCCGCCATCGGCCGCTTCCTGATCGTGGTCACCTTCATCGAGGACTCGCTGCGCATTCTCACGCAATGGAGCGACCAGCTGCTCTACCTCAATGATTACCGGAAGA TTCCCTGGGGAATCACAcacctcttcctcatcgccaatgtcatcgccatggccgtcTGTTCGACGCTGGTCATTGCCCGCAAGCACACCGAGTTTGCCGTAGCCGGCTTGCTTGGCGTGGTCGTGACACAGGGACTGGGTTATGGCCTGATCTTCGACCTGAACTTCTTCCTGCGCAACCTGAGTGTCATTGGCGGTCTGCTCATGGTGGTCTCGGACTCGTGGGTGCGCAAGAAGTTCGTGCCCGCCGGCCTGCCTCAGCTCGACGAGAAGGACCGCAAGATGTACGTCCAGTTCGCGGGCCGCGTGTTGCTCATTTTCCTGTTTGTGGGCTTTGTCTTCTCGGGCGAGTGGAACTTCTGGCGCGTGCTTGTTAGTCTGTTTGGCTTCGTCGCTTGCATCATGGTCGTCGTGGGCTTCAAGGCGAAGTGGAGTGCGATCATTTTGGTTGTGCTTCTGAGTGTGTTCAATGTGTTTGTGAACAACTTCTGGACG ctccacccccaccacccgAACAAGGACTTTACCAAGTAcgacttcttccagatcCTGTCCATCGT CGGCGGTCTTTTGCTCCTGGTCAACATGGGCCCCGGCCAACTCAgcatggacgagaagaagaaggtttACTAG